From a region of the Oryza sativa Japonica Group chromosome 6, ASM3414082v1 genome:
- the LOC9266710 gene encoding (R)-mandelonitrile lyase-like isoform X1, producing MAAIPTRLHLLLAALLVAPTLAAAQPRGFGGVVAPPPAYARYVVDAAETAAEEAYDYIVVGGGTAGCPLAATLAGPGGGRVLVLERGGAPAEFPPLATAGGFVRTLAMADPAPESDAPAQTFASEDGVPNVRARVLGGATSINAGFYSRAHPDWFRSHGEGGEAMNWDMKLVNSSYEWVERELAFQPVVRGWQAAVRAGLLEANVTPWNGFTMDHVSGTKVGATTFDSSGRRRSAADLLAFARPGRLRVAIRATVTRIIMSPIEPVARRGRSPQPAVAASGVVYQDRLLQQHHALLRPGGEVILSAGSLGSPQLLLLSGIGPANDLTSLGIPVFADVPDVGKHMFDNPRNGISIIPSIPIDHSLIQVVGIPSANGNESYLEAASYIVPLAPILRRGGPFSPSSPLYVTVVTIMEKVPGPLSEGSLWLTSSNPLESPSVRFNYLSRREDLARCVTGMRRVAKVLESTTMDVFRSAMGSLSQDSRRREFRIVGAALPVDWRTNDTALGDFCQQTVATLWHYHGGCVAGSVVDRDFRVFRVRALRVVDGSTFRETPGTNPQATIMMMGRYIGQKMIDERHSRRQVRTSTDSSSNA from the exons atggccgccattcccacccgcctccacctcctcctcgccgctctcctcgtcgcgccaaccctcgccgccgcccagcccCGCGGTTTCGGAG gggtggtggcgccgccgccggcgtacgCGCGGTACGTGGTggacgcggcggagacggcggcggaggaggcgtacGACTACATCGTGGTCGGGGGAGGCACGGCGGGGTGCCCGCTCGCCGCGACGCTGGCCGGGCCGGGGGGCGGGCGCGTGCTGGTGCTGGAGCggggcggcgcgcccgcggagttcccgccgctcgccaccgcggGCGGGTTCGTCAGGACGCTCGCCATGGCGGACCCGGCGCCCGAGTCGGACGCGCCCGCGCAGACCTTCGCCTCCGAGGACGGCGTGCCCAACGTCCGCGCCCGCGTCCTcggcggcgccacctccatcaACGCCGGCTTCTACTCGCGCGCCCACCCTGACTGGTTCCGCAGCCACGGCGAG GGTGGTGAGGCGATGAATTGGGACATGAAGCTAGTGAATTCGTCCTACGAGTGGGTGGAGCGTGAACTGGCGTTCCAGCCGGTGGTGCGTGGGTGGCAGGCGGCGGTGCGTGCGGGGTTGCTGGAAGCTAATGTGACGCCATGGAACGGGTTTACAATGGACCATGTCTCTGGCACCAAGGTTGGTGCCACCACGTTCGATTCGTCAGGCCGCCGCCGGAGTGCCGCAGATCTCCTCGCCTTTGCACGCCCTGGCCGTCTCCGTGTTGCCATCCGTGCGACGGTTACTCGCATCATCATGAGCCCAATTGAACCTG TTGCACGCCGTGGAAGGTCTCCACAGCCAGCAGTAGCAGCAAGCGGTGTCGTTTACCAGGACCGTCTTCTCCAGCAGCACCACGCATTGTTGCGCCCAGGGGGGGAGGTTATACTTTCTGCAGGCTCCCTAGGGAGTCCCCAGTTGCTGCTCCTCAGTGGCATTGGCCCTGCCAATGATCTTACATCCCTAGGCATCCCAGTTTTTGCTGATGTCCCTGATGTTGGCAAGCATATGTTTGACAACCCCCGTAACGGCATCTCCATCATCCCATCAATCCCAATCGATCACTCCCTTATCCAGGTAGTTGGCATTCCTTCTGCTAATGGGAATGAGTCCTACCTTGAGGCTGCATCATACATTGTTCCCCTTGCTCCCATCTTACGCCGTGGTGGTCCGTTCAGCCCGTCTTCGCCACTTTATGTTACTGTGGTAACCATCATGGAAAAGGTTCCTGGACCATTGTCTGAAGGTTCACTTTGGCTCACATCATCCAATCCCTTGGAGAGCCCTTCAGTGCGGTTCAACTACTTGAGCCGTCGTGAGGACTTGGCACGGTGTGTGACGGGCATGCGGCGTGTGGCGAAAGTGCTTGAGAGCACGACAATGGATGTGTTTCGTTCAGCGATGGGATCATTGAGCCAAGACAGCAGGAGGAGGGAGTTCAGGATTGTTGGGGCTGCACTGCCAGTTGACTGGAGAACAAATGACACAGCTCTGGGTGATTTCTGCCAGCAGACTGTGGCAACATTATGGCATTATCATGGAGGATGTGTAGCTGGAAGTGTGGTTGACAGGGATTTCCGTGTTTTTCGTGTGCGTGCTCTTCGTGTGGTGGATGGATCAACATTCAGGGAAACACCTGGGACCAATCCTCAAGCCACAATCATGATGATGGGCAG GTATATAGGGCAGAAGATGATTGATGAGCGTCACAGCAGAAGGCAAGTCAGAACATCAACAGATTCCTCTTCCAACGCCTGA
- the LOC9266710 gene encoding (R)-mandelonitrile lyase-like isoform X2, whose product MADPAPESDAPAQTFASEDGVPNVRARVLGGATSINAGFYSRAHPDWFRSHGEGGEAMNWDMKLVNSSYEWVERELAFQPVVRGWQAAVRAGLLEANVTPWNGFTMDHVSGTKVGATTFDSSGRRRSAADLLAFARPGRLRVAIRATVTRIIMSPIEPVARRGRSPQPAVAASGVVYQDRLLQQHHALLRPGGEVILSAGSLGSPQLLLLSGIGPANDLTSLGIPVFADVPDVGKHMFDNPRNGISIIPSIPIDHSLIQVVGIPSANGNESYLEAASYIVPLAPILRRGGPFSPSSPLYVTVVTIMEKVPGPLSEGSLWLTSSNPLESPSVRFNYLSRREDLARCVTGMRRVAKVLESTTMDVFRSAMGSLSQDSRRREFRIVGAALPVDWRTNDTALGDFCQQTVATLWHYHGGCVAGSVVDRDFRVFRVRALRVVDGSTFRETPGTNPQATIMMMGRYIGQKMIDERHSRRQVRTSTDSSSNA is encoded by the exons ATGGCGGACCCGGCGCCCGAGTCGGACGCGCCCGCGCAGACCTTCGCCTCCGAGGACGGCGTGCCCAACGTCCGCGCCCGCGTCCTcggcggcgccacctccatcaACGCCGGCTTCTACTCGCGCGCCCACCCTGACTGGTTCCGCAGCCACGGCGAG GGTGGTGAGGCGATGAATTGGGACATGAAGCTAGTGAATTCGTCCTACGAGTGGGTGGAGCGTGAACTGGCGTTCCAGCCGGTGGTGCGTGGGTGGCAGGCGGCGGTGCGTGCGGGGTTGCTGGAAGCTAATGTGACGCCATGGAACGGGTTTACAATGGACCATGTCTCTGGCACCAAGGTTGGTGCCACCACGTTCGATTCGTCAGGCCGCCGCCGGAGTGCCGCAGATCTCCTCGCCTTTGCACGCCCTGGCCGTCTCCGTGTTGCCATCCGTGCGACGGTTACTCGCATCATCATGAGCCCAATTGAACCTG TTGCACGCCGTGGAAGGTCTCCACAGCCAGCAGTAGCAGCAAGCGGTGTCGTTTACCAGGACCGTCTTCTCCAGCAGCACCACGCATTGTTGCGCCCAGGGGGGGAGGTTATACTTTCTGCAGGCTCCCTAGGGAGTCCCCAGTTGCTGCTCCTCAGTGGCATTGGCCCTGCCAATGATCTTACATCCCTAGGCATCCCAGTTTTTGCTGATGTCCCTGATGTTGGCAAGCATATGTTTGACAACCCCCGTAACGGCATCTCCATCATCCCATCAATCCCAATCGATCACTCCCTTATCCAGGTAGTTGGCATTCCTTCTGCTAATGGGAATGAGTCCTACCTTGAGGCTGCATCATACATTGTTCCCCTTGCTCCCATCTTACGCCGTGGTGGTCCGTTCAGCCCGTCTTCGCCACTTTATGTTACTGTGGTAACCATCATGGAAAAGGTTCCTGGACCATTGTCTGAAGGTTCACTTTGGCTCACATCATCCAATCCCTTGGAGAGCCCTTCAGTGCGGTTCAACTACTTGAGCCGTCGTGAGGACTTGGCACGGTGTGTGACGGGCATGCGGCGTGTGGCGAAAGTGCTTGAGAGCACGACAATGGATGTGTTTCGTTCAGCGATGGGATCATTGAGCCAAGACAGCAGGAGGAGGGAGTTCAGGATTGTTGGGGCTGCACTGCCAGTTGACTGGAGAACAAATGACACAGCTCTGGGTGATTTCTGCCAGCAGACTGTGGCAACATTATGGCATTATCATGGAGGATGTGTAGCTGGAAGTGTGGTTGACAGGGATTTCCGTGTTTTTCGTGTGCGTGCTCTTCGTGTGGTGGATGGATCAACATTCAGGGAAACACCTGGGACCAATCCTCAAGCCACAATCATGATGATGGGCAG GTATATAGGGCAGAAGATGATTGATGAGCGTCACAGCAGAAGGCAAGTCAGAACATCAACAGATTCCTCTTCCAACGCCTGA